The following are from one region of the Silene latifolia isolate original U9 population chromosome 9, ASM4854445v1, whole genome shotgun sequence genome:
- the LOC141600845 gene encoding protein FAR-RED IMPAIRED RESPONSE 1-like: MFDDRQHWIPAYHRDLALGCILRTIQRSESTNSFFKRYENHFGTLVEFWMRFQTAMDQQRYTRRCDDYNSNHSFPEIKTELPIEKHGAIIYTHAVFKVFQEEVMAADSCGVDDFGKEENVRIIHVIDAETDRIFKVRFDLRSTDAVCECKLFKRIGLLCRHIVWVYKGNGIGRIPSKYIVNRWLNNTHAANRFDSKTLLQ, translated from the exons aTGTTCGACGACAGACAACATTGGATTCCTGCCTACCATCGTGACCTTGCCTTGGGCTGCATATTAAGAACAATACAACGATCAGAAAGTACAAATTCGTTTTTCAAGCGCTATGAGAATCACTTTGGTACACTGGTCGAATTTTGGATGAG GTTCCAAACTGCTATGGACCAGCAGCGCTATACACGaaggtgcgatgattataacagcAACCACTCATTCCCTGAGATTAAGACAGAATTACCTATAGAAAAGCATGGCGCTATTATATACACACATGCTGTGTTCAAGGTGTTTCAAGAAGAAGTAATGGCTGCCGATTCATGTGGTGTTGATGACTTTGGGAAGGAGGAGAATGTGCGCATAATTCATGTAATCGATGCTGAGACAGACAGAATTTTCAAGGTGAGGTTTGACCTTAGAAGCACAGATGCAGTATGCGAGTGTAAACTGTTCAAAAGAATTGGATTACTCTGCAGGCATATTGTGTGGGTGTACAAGGGCAACGGAATTGGGCGAATACCAAGCAAGTACATTGTAAATCGTTGGCTAAATAACACACACGCAGCGAACAGGTTTGATTCGAAAACATTATTACAGTGA